DNA sequence from the Mustela erminea isolate mMusErm1 chromosome 15, mMusErm1.Pri, whole genome shotgun sequence genome:
GTTGTAGAAGTTGGCTGAAACCACCCCCGCGATGCCTCAGGATATTTCGAGGGAGACGCCATAAGGTACTTACTACTGAGGAGACTAGGCGATGCCCACCCCTCTGAACTGTCCTAGGGAAGCCCCATCCCTTCCTCTGGAGtttgaggggaggagggataTGTGGGGGTTCCCGCCCATGGGCTGGAGGAGGGTGAGCACAGTGGATACCCTGGTGATCCCTTCTTGTTCACACCGATGTCATGGTGGGCCGGGTGCACAGGGGATTCCTGAGGTGCCTCTTAGCTGTGCCAGAGCACATCCAAGGCCCTGAAGCTGGGCCACGTTTCTCTCCTTGGGGGAGGGCTCTGCATCCTGGGCTGTGGTGTGTCTGGAATGGAGCGCCCTGGGTCTGAAGACCAGCAAAGGCCTCCAGACAGGGCTCTAAGGTCTCCTGCCTGGCTGCCGGGCACTGTCTTTACAGAACGCTCCAGAGGACGTGGTGCAGGAGCTGAATGTCGACATCCCCTGCTCTCCTTCCCCGAAGGACCAGAAGCCGCACACGGCCAACAGAGTCTGGCGCTGGCTCAGGGTGAGTGCAGGTGCTGGGGAGACCCGACCCCTGGGACGCCGATGCAGCACCAAGGGCCCCACTTCCTAGAAGCCAGCCTGGCCTCCTAGAGTCCTGTACTCCCATGAATCTGCATCCCATCTCTTCCCCAAACTGGCCCTCATGGTCCGGCCCACGCCTTGGACAGAAGCACAGCCATTGTCCACATACTTATAGGAGTATCATTAAAGAGACTTTAGACCAGGTCTCATCCCGTTGATCTAGACTCCTTTTGCCCTGGCCTAGGCATTTTCCTAACTCGTGCTCCCAGGTGTCTCCATTGGCCCAACAGTCCTTCCTCAGGTTATACAAATCTTGCAAATGATCATTTGCAAGAGTGAGTTGGGAGATTCtgatccaaagggacatgggGCCCATGgtactctgtctctgtctcttgctctgtgcttttgttttgatGGAACACATCTCTGGGGCCCCTAGGGTGAGGAACAGGGGCCTCACTGCCCTGCACGGCAGTCCAGAAGGCCAGTCATTTATCACCGGCATCTAGCCCTTTACAGGGGCAGGACTGGATATAATCCCCTTCTGTGGCTAATGAACAGTGCTGCATCCTACAGCCTCCGTGCCCTCCTATCCTAAGCCCTCTCACCTAAGACGTCTGTGTTCTCATCTCAAGAATGAGATATGttgggtgccggggtggctcaggggattcagcctctgcctgcagctcaggtcatggtctcacgatcctgggatcgaggcccacgttggggggggggtctccgctcagcggggagcctgcttccccctctctgtctggctgcctctctgcctacttgtgacctctctctctctttcaaaaaaataaataaaaaatctttcaaaaaaataaaaacaatggggCTATGTCATCAGAAATCACAGGATCCATGCCACTCATGCAGGGACGTGCTACCAATACTCCGCTCACAAAAGGACCTGAGATACTATCAAGTTCAgacatcatttttttcaattctttgtaTGGGTACcaagaacattttctcttttcctttaaggtttctttctttcttttttttttttaattttatttctttatttgacagacagagatcacaagtaggcagagaggcaggctgagaaagagaggggaagtaggctccccaccgagtagagagcccaatgtggggctcgatcccaggaccctgagatcatgacctaagccaaaggcagaggctttaacccactgagccacccagatatcccttcCTTTAAGGGTtcttaattgattgattgattgattgatggatggattgagagggaggcagggggagagtggggagaagcagagggagagacagaatcctcaagcagacactgcCCTATGGACACAGCCCTACGAGGAACGCAGCCTCGGGACACGGAGAGCATGACCtgaagcaaaaccaagagtcttagGCTCAACCCAATGAGACACTGAGTCACCCGATTCTTTTTCGGACTCTGGGCTCTCTTGTCCCACCTCTTGCTTAAGTCCCTGAGATCTGGGGGCTCATTCTGCCCTCCAAGCCCCAACCCTCCTGGTGGCCACAGCACTGACTCATGTCTCCTCTGATTCACCTCAGGGGGAAAATGGCTCAACGAGGAAGAGGAATAAGACCTCGATAGTATGGAACACTCGTGCCACTTCATTGGAGGCCGCAATAGATTACCTGGTGACTGCCGTCATAAAACAAGATCTAAACTATGTTCACTCGTTTCTGCAAATATACCGCACCTTTACTACCACCCAGGAGGTGCTGGGCCTCCTCTTTGCAAGGTGagcaccctcccctgcccctaacTGCTCCGTGGGATTTGGCCAATGCCTGGTTGTGAGACTTGGCAGGACCCCAAGCTTCCCCAAGCTTCCCTTGCTCCTAACTGGGGCAGAGGTATTATAGGGACTCAGTGGGGTCTTGTAGGGAAAGGACACCTGGGAGCCTGCGCCAGTGGAAAAGTCTGCTGTTGGGCCTGTGGGCATGCTCTTTGAACATTCCCGTGCCCCTCATGATGAAACCTCTGCCTCATTCCTGACTCTCACTGTGATCTTGAGCTGGGCTCCTTTGCCATTGAAAGGGAGATCTGAGATTCCTTCTGGGGTCTGTGTGTGGGTGAATCCAGAGCAGGCATCCCTGAGGGTGAGCAGGGGCCAGGGCAACTCAGATGTCGGTGATGGGCTGGTTGGGGCCCTTTCATTCAGCAAGCATTCAGGAAGCCCCAGTAGGTGGAGGCGATTATCTCGGAGCAGAATGGGATCCCTGCACAGAACAGACAGCACCCCAGGGCTGCAGGCTAGTCAAGGGTCAGATGGTGAGAGCCAACATCCGCAGACATCTCATGTGATGCCCCCTGGCCTCCTCTAGATTCGGATGTGTTTGCTCCACGTATGACGAGGTCGGCGGACCCCAGGAACAGTGCAACATGTGAGTAAGCTTTGGCTGCTCCAGGAGGGCCTTCCCTCTCCAGCAGGGCAGTGAGGGTCCTGTGAGTTCAAGGGGCTTCTGGACCTTCACGCACACCTCTGTGATTCCTGCTTTAGGGTAAATGTCTGAGAGCGTCTACTGGAAACTGGGAAGGTGCCCTGGGGACATGGGGTAGGTGTGTAGAGGGGGTTGGAGGACAGCTTCAACCCCTGAGTGGGTCATGCtccatccctgccccctgccagccctctctctgccccaattCTGGGACCCAGAACGCGGGATTTAGGAACCATCGCACAGCAGTCTGTTGGTACCTGCACTCGGTGCTCAGAGGGGGCTCAGGGAGAGTGGTGACCCAGTAGAgcccagggagcagcagacaTCCCACACCCTGTGGGAGGTGAGTGTCAGTGGAAACAGACCCACTCTCATGGCACCTACTGAACGGGCAGAGGAGGTAACGGTGGAGGTATggggagggtcctgggaaggccTGGCTAGAGACAGAGTCCCTTTGTTCCCTCCTTGGTTGGATCTTCACGGAGCAGAGGCGAGTGCAGTGAGGGTAATTAAGAGCCCCGACACCACCCCTCCCCGGGCACATGCAGGTGAATTCAAGTGGCTCGTGGGCAAGGAGACAGACTGAGGAGTGTGTCCAGCTCCCCTAAGAAGTCCAGAAAGGCTCCCCCCCATTGATCAAGGACTCCCACTCCCAGAGGCTTTTGGCCAGCCCACCGTCTGGGAGCAGGCCTGTCTCAGGCAGGACTGCCAGGTCGCAGGTGGACAAGGAGTCCGACTGGTCTCGGACAGGAGCTGGAAGCCCAGGGGCCCAGGTTCCCACAGGGGTTCCCTGGGATATTGGTTTGGATGCATACCCTGTCCTCTGACTTCTCTGCCTCCATGTCTGTCCCCAGGGCCGTCTATGCCATCCTGGATATGTGGGTGGAAAGGTATCCAGGGGATTTTGTGCAGCCTCCGGAGTTTCCCAACTTGCATGCTGTACTGGCCTACCTGCAGGTCAATGTGCCTGGCTCGGACCTGCAGCGCCGTGCCCAGCTTCTGCTGCCAGAAAGGCAGCGCGCTGAGACCAcagagccagaggctgggggtgagGTTGACTGGTGTGGGCCTGAGGCGGAGGCAGGGTGGGCCACCCTGAGGAAGCCTCCGTAGATTGTAGTTGGGCCGAGAGGAGTGAGTCGTCTCAGATCCCTGTCCCCATGGGCTTCCGTCGGGGACACCATCCGGGGGCTGGGTCTTGAACGCAGGCCACGCTGagtggtggggaaagggaaaggcgAGAGGGAAGTCAACCAAGCTGATGATGCTTTCTCTTCTTGGAGCTACAGCACCGGCCCCAGAGCCAGATCAGGATGTGCCTGGGGAAGTTGTTCCAGCAGTCACTCTGGCACCCGCTGCACGTCTGGGGCCTGAGCTGGCCCCCGCCATCCCTGCTGCGGCAGGTCACTATGGGTTAGGAAGACCAGTGACCCCCCCTGACCCGTTGGGGCCAGGGCAGATGGTCGTCAGGGCCCTCGTTCACTTCTCTGCCACGGAAGAGCCACCTGGCCTTTTGACTTTCCTGGATGACCCGCAGGGTCCTGCCCACGAGCTGCCGCCGCCTGCCTCCGTGGAGCAAGCGGGCTCGGTCCCTGAGCTGCCGCCGCCTGCCTCCGTGGAGCACGCGGGCTCGGTCCCTGAGCTGCCGCCGCCTGCCTCCGTGGAGCAAACGGGCTCGGTCCCTGAGCTGCCGCCGCCTGCCTCCGTGGAGCAAGCGGGCTCGGTCCCTGAGCTGCCGCCGCCTGCCTCCGTGGAGCAAGCGGGCTCGGTCCCTGAGCTGCCGCCGCCTGCCTCCGTGGAGCACGCGGGCTCGGTCCCTGAGCTGCCGCCGCCTGCCTCCGTGGAGCAAGCGGGCTCGGTCCCTGAGCTGCCGCCGCCTGCCTCCGTGGAGCAAGCGGGCTCGGTCCCTGAGCTGCCGCCGCCTGCCTCCGTGGAGCAAGCGGGCTGGGTCCCTGAGCTGCCGCCGCCTGCCTCCGTGGAGCAAGCGGGCTCCGCTCCCGAGGAGCACCTAGTGCTTGCTACAACCAGAAAGCATGTCTTTCCCATGCCCCTCGTtgctttttttgtatttcttctcttttgtgtatatgtatataattacatacTAGATTTAATTAAAGATAGTAGAACTTgagtttacataaaattttactcGCATCCTTTGCAGTGGGATATGGAGGTCTCAGTAGGTCCATTCAGGGTGTTGCACAACCATGTCGTTCTACGACGTTTCCGTCACAGAGACACCCGCGCTCCTCATCGCTCAGTGCTCTGTCCCTCGCCCAGTCCCTGCAACCgctgctctgctctctgtctcGGGCACTTCATCTCCACTTGgattttcctctgcctggaatcctaCAATACggccttctgtgtgtgtctgcagaACATTAGCGTGATTCCCCTCTTTGCAAACTTTGTTATACaagtaacattttattacataggAATGTTCCTGAAAGAACAAAGATCACGGGAAGCCCCCAAATGAACTATTTTCATTCTGAGCTAGGTTTCCCATTTAGAAGCATGCCTTGAAAAgcagaaaccatgagagaaatGTCTGGGTCCATGAGACACCTTtacatgctttcatttttctggataGTCTACGTTTCAACTATTCTAATGGGcatattatcaaatattaaattacatCTTCAATATTCTCATTGCTTGCTAACAAGTTAGGTCGTAAAAGAGTTCTTTAGGCTTTATCCAGACTatgtttatttagtaaataatgatttaaagatgaaaaaaggaaGGCACGTTCCTTCTACCAATGAATAATCCCCTATAATACACGGcatccttcttctctgccttacCCTCTaagtgcagtgtgtgtgtgtgtgtgtgtgtgtgtgtgtgtgtgtgtgtgagtgtgtgcacatgtgctcaAATGTAGGTGACAGAGTGGGGCGGGGAAGGTTCCGGGGCTGTCTCTTGTTCTTCCTTATGTCCCCTCAGTGGACAGACACTGTCGCTCTGTCCCCTTGGGCATTCTCAGTGACAGCATTCAGGAAACCCTTCTGTTGAACAACTAATTCATTTCCAGTTATTTGACTCTCAAAATGTAAGCGATAAGCACGTCTGTGCcataaatgtctgtttctttagGAATGATTCCTGTAAACACCAACACTGGAACACGCTTTACCCACATTTTTAGGGGACTGGCTGCTGGCTCCTTTATGCTGTCTTGATTAGGGAGAAGCATTGCTTTGGAAAGGAGGGATCCAGGATTCTATagatgagacctgaaatcatgagGAGGACAAGCCAGCAGTGATGACGTCGGGGCCCTGGGAGTGACCATAGAGCATTGGGGAGGCTGCCCACAGCGCCCTCATATGTCCTCTCCCAGATGCTCCCCTGCCCCGTGTCCTGGAACACACCTCACCCATGCCCTGTCTGGTGACACGCTCCAGCCACTCCAGCCCCCCGGGCTCAATCACCCAGACTCTCACTGGAGCGACCAGACCCTGCTCCAGGCCAGCAGAGGTGCACAGGCCAGGCCACTCCTCTCGGCTTGCTCCCTGTCCTTCCTGGCTGAACCCCATCCTCTCAGGGACGAACCTCCAAGGACAGTGCCGGTCAGTGGGTGACAGACAAGTGTTCATGCAGATGGAGATTTAGTGGCAACAGCGAGAGCCACATGAACTGTGTGAGCAAGAGAGGCCTTTACAATGCACATCGGCTGCTCATGGAAGCTGCAGGATGGACAGAGCCTCAACCAGGGCCTTTGGCACTGGACAGAGCTCATCCACACCCTCAGGATCTTCTGGCTGTGACCCCCTGACCCTGCCAACTCCAACCTTGGTATCCCTCAAGTTAAGCTTGTGTGAGAGAGGGGTCCGGGCTTCCTGCTGACACCCCTCCTCTCCCACAAAGTCGGGTAAGGGGGAGTCCCCTTGATCTGACGCTCTAATAGAGGTCGTCGTCAGTAACTCCTGTCTTGTCCGCCAGAAGGTGGAGCTAACCAGGCACACAAGATAGATCCTCAGAGAGAGGACATTTGGGGCTCTccctgcaggaagagagagaaacaccagCGAGTGGGACTCAGTGAGAAAGGAGAGCTCTGAGCACTAGGGGAGGGGCTGCCGTGGGCTGTGCGCTGCCTTACTGGTCAGGGGCTCAGGCTTCGTGTTGGCTTGCAGGGAGTGCCCAGGCTTCATCCCACCAACAGGTGCATCAAAAACCAAATTGACCTCCATCCAACATTTTCAACTCCAGCCACGAAAAGGCTCTGGGGCCCTGGCAGTCAAGGAGGCCTAAGACGCTATGTACCAATGGTTCCACGGTGGGGGAAAAGTGGGACAGGCGTGATGGAACTGGGGGGCAGCTCATTTCCCTGGTTTGGGGAGAAAGAGTCCCATCACAAGGCACCCCAATATTTGTTCTAAAAACAGGTGGCAGCACAGCGGGCTCCAGCTTGCCAGTCTCCACACGGAGGACTGTCCATGTCCAGGACACTAGCTCTGGGGGAcgtcctgccccagggctggcctgggtCTGACGGGTGAGCACCAGTGTAGTGGGATCCCATACTGGCGGgcaggaaggctttctggaaggaCGACTGGGTCAGGGGAGTCTGGATTGGCAGGCTGAAGGGACACAGTAGGGCAGAGGCCCAGAGCCCATGACGGCAACGTGCTCCCAGGGGGCTACTCTGAGCAGGTCAAGCCGAGGATTACTGAGTATCTTTTGAGAGCATGAATCATGACAGTCAATCCCCCTAACAAGGCCATGAGGAAGGGCAAAAATGCTGTCTCTGTTTGACTCcgaaggaaaccaaggctttaAGAACCGGCCCCTCTCCATGCTCCCCATTGAGTCATAGGCAGGATTTGAATGCAGGGCTTGCCAGGCTTGTGGGCCCGACCTCACAAGAAGGTTGCGTCCAGATGCTTCTGAAGGGACTTCTCAACTCTGAGGTTCCTTCCTACCCAGGGAGAAGCCTCCTCCTGCCCAGACACCGGCTGGCTGGGACTGGGAGAGTCCTCAGTGCCAAGGCACAGAGTCGTCAGACAACAGACCCAGGCCAAGCCCCAGTCAGAGGTGGCACCACTGCCCCTTGAGTTCAGGGAGGTCTCCAGGCCGGGGGTTGGATGTGGAATTTTGTTTCCAGCGAAACAGACTGCCCGACAACAGGGACGTTTTTTCCCAGCTGAGAACATCTCCCTGTTGAGAGAACATTCCTGGAGAGGTGACTGGCTGTAAACACATCCCTCAGTTGGTCTGCGTCACAGGACCTGGGGACCTGAGAAGCATGCCCGGCAAGGCCAAGAGTCAGCACAACATAGCACAGACTCTCTGTGAGTCTAACATCCCTGCCTGGTTAAGCCTGTGGCGGGCCTTGGGTGGGCCATGGGGCTCCTGGCACAGACTAGACCAGAGGTGACTCTAGCAAGAGTTTGACAACCAGCTCTCTGGGGGTGTAGCCCAGGCTCTggtcccaccacctccccaccccaccccacccttctccTGGGAAGGGTCTTACCTCCTGCTGCTCCTACTTCTGGTCACCTCCACTGTTCCTACTGGGTTTCTTGGCACTCCCATCACTTGTAATGAATTCCTGCTCCCAATTACAGGTTTGGATGGGGTGATCGATGGCACAGCTGGTTGCGGAATTGTGCACCTAGAGATTTTTACCTGTTTGGGTCGCCTGTGAGGACCAAGAATGAGCTAATTCCCTTGTCACCATCCAACATCTGACATGGCCGGGCAGCAAGGAGAACACTGAACCTGCAGCCTGGCGGGCCAGACCCTGAGTTGCCTTAGCCTGTCCCCCGACGGCTCCAGCCGCTGGAAGGAAGGTCCGATCCATCCCAGCCGCTTGACAGTGAGAACTGTGCTCCAGGCATGATTCTTTTCACGTCATCTCATAGATGGGATTTCCTGCTGTCAAGAAGTACAtgtggggggacacctgggtggctcagtgggttaggccgctgccttcagctcaggtcatgatctcagggtcctgggatcaagtcccacattgggctctctactcagcagggctctctttctgcctgcctctctgtctacttgtgatctccctctatcaaataagtaaataaaatcttaaaaaaaaaaaaaaaagaagaagtacatGTGGAAAAGGGCTTCGTAGAAACATTCCATATCGTTGACAAAAATGCCCATTCTCCAAAAGTGCGACACAGGGCCTGGGGCCTTCGGGGGCGAGGAGCAGGCACAAGTCTATCCCCCTCAAGTTTCGTGGCTATTCCGCCAGAAGCCGGCTGACCCTCTCCTTAGCCCATGTGTTTGTAAACTCCATGTGGTCACAGCCTCAGGGCCTGCCTTGGTCAAAACCTTGCCCACGGTGGTTTGTGGACACAtggtgggcagtggggagccaggaGG
Encoded proteins:
- the LOC116574509 gene encoding ral guanine nucleotide dissociation stimulator-like, which translates into the protein MHLAVDRNFAVGSFREGTIPVRHNGLSKVQTRSWLKPPPRCLRIFRGRRHKNAPEDVVQELNVDIPCSPSPKDQKPHTANRVWRWLRGENGSTRKRNKTSIVWNTRATSLEAAIDYLVTAVIKQDLNYVHSFLQIYRTFTTTQEVLGLLFARFGCVCSTYDEVGGPQEQCNMAVYAILDMWVERYPGDFVQPPEFPNLHAVLAYLQVNVPGSDLQRRAQLLLPERQRAETTEPEAGATAPAPEPDQDVPGEVVPAVTLAPAARLGPELAPAIPAAAGHYGLGRPVTPPDPLGPGQMVVRALVHFSATEEPPGLLTFLDDPQGPAHELPPPASVEQAGSVPELPPPASVEHAGSVPELPPPASVEQTGSVPELPPPASVEQAGSVPELPPPASVEQAGSVPELPPPASVEHAGSVPELPPPASVEQAGSVPELPPPASVEQAGSVPELPPPASVEQAGWVPELPPPASVEQAGSAPEEHLVLATTRKHVFPMPLVAFFVFLLFCVYVYNYILDLIKDSRT